From a region of the Paenibacillus lutimineralis genome:
- the yfbR gene encoding 5'-deoxynucleotidase, which produces MNYHFSAYMYRLRSIKRWSLMRSTTEENVAEHSFHVALLTHLLCEIGNKLFQRQLNAERAATLALFHDATEVFTGDIPTPVKHHNPKLLGSFREMESIAGERLLSMVPPELRTSYQVMLFPNGTNTNPSDAELLKYVKAADSLDAYLKCTWELTCGNREFAVAKEQLHDKLDKLNLPEIGYFLEHFAPGFEMTLDELSEQPE; this is translated from the coding sequence ATGAATTATCATTTTTCCGCTTATATGTATCGTCTGCGCTCGATCAAGCGGTGGAGCCTGATGCGAAGTACCACTGAAGAAAATGTAGCTGAGCATTCCTTCCATGTCGCCTTGCTCACGCATCTGCTATGCGAGATCGGAAATAAGCTGTTCCAACGTCAGCTGAATGCGGAACGCGCTGCGACGCTGGCACTGTTCCATGATGCCACAGAGGTATTCACCGGCGATATTCCAACCCCGGTAAAGCATCATAATCCGAAGCTGCTCGGCAGCTTCCGCGAGATGGAGAGCATTGCTGGTGAGCGCTTGCTGTCCATGGTTCCGCCGGAGCTTCGTACCAGCTATCAGGTCATGCTGTTCCCGAACGGGACAAATACGAACCCTTCGGATGCTGAGCTATTAAAATATGTCAAAGCGGCCGACAGCCTCGATGCATATTTGAAATGCACCTGGGAGCTTACCTGCGGCAATCGAGAATTCGCCGTCGCAAAGGAACAGCTCCATGACAAGCTGGATAAGCTGAACCTGCCAGAAATCGGCTATTTCCTGGAGCATTTTGCCCCTGGATTCGAGATGACGCTTGATGAGCTGTCCGAGCAACCGGAATAA
- a CDS encoding SDR family oxidoreductase, which produces MASSGQSKPTMPPQHQNQRPGLEHKMNPLPDYEGPYKAAGKLMNKVALITGADSGIGRAVAVAYAKEGADIAVVYLSEHEDAAKTKREVEQEGRKCLLIPGDIGNETFAKQAVQQTVDQLGGLDILVNNAGEQHPQQDIAAITSDQLEKTFRTNVFGMFYLTQAALPHMKKGSAIINTASITAYRGNPTLIDYSASKGAIVSFTRALSMNIVGKIGVRVNAVAPGPIWTPLIPSTFDEQQVSKFGGDTPMQRPGQPEELAPAYVYLACDDSSYMSGQVLHINGGEIING; this is translated from the coding sequence ATGGCTAGTAGTGGGCAGAGCAAACCGACGATGCCGCCACAGCATCAGAATCAGCGACCTGGGTTGGAGCATAAGATGAATCCCCTGCCGGACTATGAGGGACCCTATAAAGCGGCTGGTAAGCTGATGAATAAAGTAGCTCTAATCACCGGCGCTGACAGCGGCATAGGGAGGGCGGTTGCCGTTGCTTATGCCAAAGAAGGAGCAGATATCGCCGTAGTCTATTTAAGTGAGCATGAGGATGCTGCGAAGACGAAGCGAGAGGTTGAGCAGGAAGGAAGAAAATGTCTGCTGATCCCAGGGGATATCGGTAATGAGACTTTTGCGAAGCAAGCTGTGCAGCAAACCGTAGACCAACTGGGAGGCCTGGACATTCTCGTAAATAATGCTGGTGAGCAGCACCCACAGCAGGATATTGCGGCCATTACCTCCGACCAGCTTGAGAAGACATTCCGCACGAATGTATTTGGCATGTTCTATCTGACTCAGGCAGCGTTACCGCATATGAAGAAGGGCAGTGCGATTATTAACACTGCTTCTATAACCGCCTATAGGGGTAATCCAACGTTAATTGACTATTCAGCTTCGAAGGGGGCGATTGTCAGCTTCACCCGAGCCTTGTCGATGAACATCGTGGGCAAGATTGGAGTTCGTGTCAATGCAGTGGCCCCAGGCCCGATATGGACGCCGCTGATCCCCTCGACCTTCGATGAACAGCAAGTGTCCAAGTTCGGTGGGGATACGCCGATGCAGCGACCCGGTCAGCCGGAGGAACTTGCCCCGGCGTACGTCTATCTAGCTTGCGACGATTCCTCCTATATGAGCGGGCAAGTACTCCATATTAACGGCGGGGAGATCATTAACGGCTAA